TTGGTTATAAGCTGGTCGGAAAAAGCAGTAACTCAGGCTTTTGATTTTGATCCGGCTACTTTAGACACCCAAATGCAAAAGCTAAAAGCCTGCTTTACCGATCAGGGGTGGACAGGTTTTAGTTCAGCATTAGAAAAATCAGGTAATTTAGAGGCTATTAAAACCCAGAAATTAACCGTGAGCAGCCAGCTTGATGGACAACCTCAAGTTACGGAAGCTAAGGATAATCAGTGGAAAATTACCCTGCCTTTACAAGTCGTTTATCAAAACGCTAAAGAGAAAGTTACTCAATTACTTAGCGTTAATTTAACTGTTAGTCGTAAAATAACAGGTGATCTGGGAATTGCACAGATGATTGCTACCCCACGTACTGCCACTACGATACAACAGCCCGATACATCTACATCGCCAAATGCTGGAACGAGTAACGTAACCACGCCTGCTAATACAACGACACCAACTAACACGACTTCCCCCCAACCCGCCGAAACTCCGGTAACCAACCAACCGGCCAGTAATTTCCCCACGACTAATCCTGGCGCGACTCAATAGCTTAAACAGGGAAATGCAGCATCCCGTATTACTGGATGCTGCTCAAATATAGGGAAAATCATGCGCACACAATTCATGGGTTTATTATGCATGTTGGCTTTAAATGCACATGCAAACGTGATCCAGTATTTTGCGGGAATAAGTTATAACAATCCCTCAGAGTTGTTTAAAGTAAAAAACGACCTGTTCCTTATTGGTAGCACTGGTTCATATGCTGATTTAAAATTTACAGGAAGTGTTTTAAATTTCAATACATTGCAATACGATTCAGGAACTAATCATTCACAAACCTATACGCCATTACCCTACGGTAGATTAGCCAAACGATTTAATGAAAAAATTGTATTTGCTTTGGATGTTACTCAACCGTTCAATTCTAACTTAAACTGGGGTAATCATGCATTCACTCGCTATGCGAATACCCAAAATTATCTGACCGATGTTGATGTCAGTCCCAAAATTTCCTACGCTTTAAGTCAAAAATGGAAAATTGGTGGTGGCTTGAATTTTAATTTTTTAGCAAATAATGAAGTGAATTTTGCGGTTCCAACAGGTCAATTCACTTCAGATATTCTTACTAATCCAACCTCCAGTTTCGGCTTAGGGTTTAACCTGGGTGCAACCTACATTATAAATAAAACCAACTTTCTTGGTCTTACCTATTACTCGAGAATTCGACAGAACACCAAAGGAACGAGTACTCTTGGCCCATTAGTCAATCCTAACCTGGAATTCAGTTTCTTCATGCCAACCACGATAGTTGCAAATTACGTTCATATCTTCAGCCCTGAATGGCTGATTAGTGTGTCAGGATATCGCTCTGACTGGAGCGTCAATCAGCAAGTACGGCTTTATAATACTGCGGTTCCTCCTCCAATGAGTAATTTTGTTTTTGACATGCATTTTGGTAACTCCTATGCCTTTATTGCTGCAGTACGTAAGCAAGTGAACGAACAATTAGGGTTAACCTTAGTAGGGATGAGAGATGGGGGCCCGGAAAAAGATAATTTAAGAACGATTACGTTTCCTTCCTATGCACAATACTTCATAGGTCTTTCAGGAGATTATCATTTTAATAAAAGTACATCCATTGAACTGTTATGTGGGCATCTTATCTCACATCCCAGCATTCAAAATCGGGTAGTTGTTACTAATACGTCTATTCCGTTTACAACTGGTAAAGTAAATATTAATGTAGAAGTTGTCGATCTAAAACTAAAAATAGAGGCCTAAAGCAAGGAGTGGTCGACACCAATATGTGATCTGAATAAGAAGCACTTGTGCATTAAAAAATCCTCTGGATAGGACGCAGAAAGCGCTGTTTAGGCAGTTTAATTTTTTGAGGATCGTTCCCGGCCAACCTGGGGCCTGATAAGTATCGCTTGGGATATTGCCCTCAGGTTAAGGCGGAAACCTTAACCTAGCGCTTCAAGAATTAACGTTGGGCCACAACTGGTTTACTTACTCCATTTTGATCAGGATAAGCCAATATTATTACTTTAGTACCCACCCGAAGAAACTCCTCATTAAGCCATTTGGCAGCACTGGGGAGAATGCGTACACAACCATGACTTGATGGATGATCAGGAACTTCATAAGCAGCATGAATGGTAAATCCTCGGTAGAAATACATGCAATAAGGCATTTTCGCTCCGCCTTTAGTGTCTACAGGATACTCCCCGGAACGACATTCTGCTCCACGCTTGTTATAAATTCGAAAAGTACCTGTTATAGTCCGGCACGATTGAGTTGAGTTTCCCTCACAAAAATCCACTCCTGCAGACCCGCTTCCTGTCAAAACCCGCTTACCCTCTTCATCATAGGCAGCCCATGCAGAAGCTTTAGGATCGAAAATAAATTGCCTTTCTCCCGGCGCTTTAATCTGCATTGGGAAGTATTCACGTCCTCTTTTATCTCTTAAATAATGAGTTGTTCTATGTACGTAACCAGCATCATCAGTAATTAAAGTAGATTCATCGAATTCAACGCATGAAGTTAAACCGAGACAAAGCAATAAAGCCACCCCAAACAACTTGTTCATTTAAGTATTATCTCCACAAACAAAAAAATCACCCTTCAAATCTGATTTAAGTTTTGGAGGGTGTGATTTTAAATAATTATCTAATCCTTTAGTCGTCGATATTTGATCCGCGATGGTTTATTAGCTTCATCACCTAAGCGGCGCTTCCTATCCTCTTCATAATCACTGTAATTTCCTTCAAAAAAGGTGATTTGTGAATCGCCTTCAAAAGCCATTAAGTGAGTACAAATACGGTCTAAAAACCACCTGTCATGAGAGATTACAATCGCACAACCAGGGAAGTTTAGAATAGCATCTTCCAAGGCACGTAAGGTCTCTACGTCTAAATCATTACTGGGTTCGTCAAGTAATAAGACGTTGCCACCACTTTTTAGTAGTTTTGCCAAATGGACTCGATTACGCTCCCCTCCAGAGAGTTGCGACATTTTCTTTTGTTGATCCGTACCTTTAAAATTAAATCGCCCAACATATGCTCGAGACGGCATTTGAAAACTGCCTACTTGCATGATGTCGTGACCATCAGAAATTTCCTGCCAAACTGAATTGTTCGCATCCAGATTATCACGCATCTGATCTACATAGGCTAATTTGACTGTATCTCCAATACGAATAACCCCGTTATCGGGCTCTTCTTGACCTGTAATCATTTTTAAAAAAGTCGACTTACCAGCACCATTAGGGCCAATAATCCCCAGTACACCACCTTTTGGTAACTTAAAATCCAGATTATCAATTAGAATTCGGTCACCGAACGATTTACAAATTTTTTCACCTTCAAGCACCAGATCTCCCAAGCGCTCTCCTGGGGGTATATAAATTTCATTGGTTTCATTACGCTTTTGGAACTCCTTGGAGTTCATCTCTTCAAAGCGAGCTAATCGTGCTTTATTTTTTGCATGTCGCCCTTTAGGTGAGGTACGGACCCATTCTAGCTCTGCTTTGATGGAACGCTGATGGGAGTCTTCCTGTTTTTTCTCCATGCTCAAACGCTCTTCTTTTTGCTCCAGCCAAGCAGTGTAATTGCCTTTATAGGGAAAGCCTTCACCTCTGTCCAATTCTAAAATCCATTCAGCAGCATTATCCAGAAAATATCGATCATGCGTAATGGCTACTACTGTGCCTGGAAATCCTTCCAGAAAATGCTCTAACCAGGCAACACTTTCTGCATCCAAATGGTTAGTTGGCTCATCGAGTAATAACATGTCAGGATTGGAAAGTAATAAGCGACACAAAGCAACACGTCGACGCTCCCCTCCTGATAATTTACCAACAAGAGCATCCCATTCTGGTAATCTTAGTGCATCTGCAGCAACTTCCAATTTTCTATCCAGATCCCAGCCACCGCCAGCTTCAATTTCATTTTGCAATTCACCTTGCTCCGCAAGCAAGGTATTCATTTCATCATCACTCATTGGTTCTGCAAAGCGCATACTAATTGCATCAAAACGGGCTAATTTGTCTTTCATTTCCACCACGCCCTCCTCAACTACCTCGCGGACTGTTTTTTCCAGATCCACTTCAGGCTCTTGGGCGAGATAACCTATTTTAATTCCAGGCTGAGGTCTTGCTTCCCCATCAAAATGAGTGTCAACTCCCGCCATGATACGTAATAAAGTTGACTTTCCTGAACCATTTAAACCTAAAACCCCAATTTTAGCTCCAGGATAAAAACTTAATGAAATGTCCTTTAAAATAAATCGTTGATTTTCAACAATCTTGCTCACCCGATTCATCGTGAAAATATATTGTGCCATAAATATTCTACCTCTTAAAAAACTGCTACCAATCAAGTATTACTTTTCCAGATTGACCCGATGCCATAATTTTGAATGCCTCTTGAAAATCATCTACCGGAAAATGATGCGTTATGACTGGCTCAATATTCAGACCGCTTTGGATCATGGCAATCATTTTATACCAGGTTTCAAACATTTCCCTACCATAGATCCCTTTAATAACCAGTCCCTTAAAAATAACCTGATTCCAGTCTATGGCTGTTTCATTAGGCGGAATACCCAGCATGGCAACATGGCCGCCATGATTCATGGCTTTCATTAAATCATTCAAAGCCGTTGGATTTCCTGACATTTCCAAACCAATGTCAAAACCTTCTAACATACCTAGTTCGGTAGCAACATCACTTAATTTTTCATGTCTGACATCGACAGCTTTAGTGACTCCCATTTTTCTGGCTAATTCCAGACGGGTCTCATTGACATCAGTAATCACTACATGTCGTGCTCCTATGTGTCTCACAATAGCAGCGGCCATAATTCCGATGGGGCCTGCGCCTGTAATTAACACATCTTCTCCGACCACATCAAATGCAAGGGCACAATGAGTGGCATTACCTAACGGGTCAAAAATTGAAGCCTGATCTCCGGTAATATTATCGGGAAGGACAATAACATTCGATGCAGGAAGAACCAAATATTCGGCAAAACAACCGGGTCTATTCACACCAACACCCTGAGTATTGCGACATAAATGGCGTTTTCCAGCACGGCAATTACGACAAAATCCGCAGGTTATATGCCCTTCCCCAGAAACCTTTTGGCCAACTTTTAATCCTTGCACTTCCTGACCAATTTCTACAATTTCCCCATAAAACTCGTGTCCTACCGTCATAGGAACCGGAATAGTAGCCTGAGCCCATTCATCCCAGGTATAGATATGGATATCAGTACCGCAAATTGCTGTTTTTTTTATTTTAATTAAGACATCGTTTACGCCGCACTCAGGAACAGGTACATCATGCATCCAAATTCCAGGTTCTCTTTTTGCTTTGACTAATGATTTCATGTCGTTCCTCAATAATAGATCGCTGATGCAGTTATATAGCTGAAAATTCTTTACCCGCCGTTTCAAATGCCTGTAGTGCTTGATCTAGATGATGTACCTCAAGAGCCGCTGACATTTGGGTTCGAATACGAGCCAGTCCTTTAGGTACTACAGGGTACGAAAAACCAACCGCATAGATACCTAACTCTAATAAGCGATTAGAGATGCGTCCAGCTAGACTGGCATCTCCCAACATTACAGGAATGATTGGGTGTTCACCCGGAATTAGCTTGAAACCTAATCGAGTCATTCCTTCGCGAAAATAACGGCTATTACTCTTCAATTTTTCAGCCAAACTATTACTTTTGCTCAAATTATCCAAGACCGCACAGGAGGTATGAGCAATAACTGGAGCCAAGGTATTAGAAAATAAATAAGGCCGGGATCGCTGACGCAACCATTCAACAATGACACTATTTGCCGCGGTATATCCACCGGACGCTCCACCTAAAGCCTTACCCAGAGTGCCTGTAATGATATCAATCCGGTCGCTCACCCCAAAATACTCTGGGGTTCCTCGGCCAGTTTTTCCCATAAAACCAACAGCATGTGAGTCATCTACCATGACCATAGCATCGTATTTATCAGCTAATTCACAAATAGCAGGAAGATTCGCTAAAATACCATCCATAGAAAAAACACCATCGGTGGCAATCAGACGAAAACGAGCATTTTTGGCAGCGATTAATTGCTCTTCCAATGCCTTCATATCATTATTGGCATATCGGTATCGCGCGGCCTTACATAATCTGACTCCATCAATAATACTGGCATGATTTAATGCATCACTGATAATGGCATCTTCTTCACTTAGCAGGGTTTCAAAAAGACCTGTATTAGCATCGAAACAGGAAGAATAGAGTATTGTATCTTCTTTAGTTAAAAACTGGCTGATTTTTTTTTCAAGCTGCTTATGAGGTGTTTGGGTTCCGCAAATAAATCGAACAGAGGCCATACCATAACCATACAGATCCAGAGCTTTCTTTCCTTCGGCTATTAGTTGTGGATCATTGGCTAAACCTAAATAGTTGTTTGCACAAAGATTAATCACCTGTTTATCATTGACCATTACATCTGCTTGTTGCTTACTGGAAATGATTCGCTCTGATTTAAATAATCCTTCATCCTTGAGTGTTTCCAGTTCAGTTTGCAAAAAATTAATGAATCGCTCAGGCACTCTACTCTCCTTGGGATATATAAAATTGAAAATAATACCAAATTTTAGACATTGTCACCATGAAATGCTATTAAGAAAAATCAGAACAATGTATTTTGCAATATTATTCTTAGCGTACGCGCTAAATTCTTGCTAAAATCGAGCCAAAGTTTTAACCTATCAACCAAAATTAACTCGGTAGAACAAATGAGCAATCACAGTGCACGCATTAATATGGTCAAACAACAGCTAAGAACAGGCGATGTTTTAAACGAGTCCATCCTGAATTTATATGATTTAATCCCACGCCATGAATTTGTCCCCGAACATCTGGCCCATTTTGCCTATTCAGACATGCAAATCCCCCTGGCTCACGGCCAGCGTATGTTAACCCCCCTTGAGGAGGGAAAAATATTACAGGGACTTGAACTACTTGGAACTGAAACCGTTTTGGAAGTAGGAACCGGCAGTGGATTCTTAACCGCCATGTTAAGTAAGTTGTGTAAAAAAGTAATTAGCATTGACTATTATCCTGAGTTTACATTAAGTGCTGCTCGTAAATTACAAACCCATCATTGCGATAATATAGAATTACACACGGGTGATGCCTGTCGCGGATGGCTGGAAAAAGCGCCCTATGATGTGATGGTCTATACTGGCGCTCTGGAAAAGCTCAACGAAACACACAAGCTGCAAATATTGCCAGGTGGAAAATTATTCGCTATAGAAGGTAAATCTCCAGTCATGCAGGCGTTTTTATACAGCTTGGATCACCATGATACCTGGGAAAAGTCCATGCTTTTTGAAACTGATATCCCCCCCCTTTTGGACCAATTAAAGCCAAAAGAATTTGTATTCTAGGAAGTTTTAATGAAAAAACTGCTGTTATTTTGTATGGTTACTCTGAGTCTGTCAACACCCTGTTTTGCAATAGACCTTATGGATATCTACAAACAAGCTCTTGAAAATGATACGGTGTTTAAAAATGCATATGATACTTATATGTCCAGCACAGAAGCCATTCCTCAAGCTCGATCGGCACTTTTTCCCCAGGTAGGTATCAATACCCAGGCAGGTCGCAACGTACAACTCATTTCAGACGGTACCTTTGGTGTCAACGTTTACTACAGTAATACTCAATGGCAAGTGACTGCTTCTCAAGCTGTTTTTAATTATCAGGCATGGGCAAAGGTACAACAAGCAAAAGCATCGGTAAAAGCATCCCAGGCAACTTTTAATGACGCAGCTCAAAATTTAATTTTAAGAACCGCAAAGGCCTATTTTGAAGTGTTACTGGCCAAAGATACCCTTGAATTTGCAGAAGCAAAAAAGCGGGCAAACAAACGCCAATTGGATCAGGCAACTCAGCGTTTTAATGTTGGGCTGGATGCCATAACGTCTGTATACGAAGCCCAGGCCGCGTTCGATCAATCTGTTGCCACAGTCATTTCTGCGCGAAATAACCAAATCAATCAAAATGAAAACCTGAGAAAACTAACCAATCACGTTTATGAAGGCTTGGCACGCTTGCGTGATAGCACCATTCCCTTGGTTAAACCTGAGCCTGATGATGTAAATCAGTGGATTGATACAGGACTTAAGCAAAATTACAAATTATATGCAGCAAAATACAATCTTGAAGTTGCTAAAGAAAATGTGAAAGCACTATCAGCAGGTAATTGGCCTGTTTTCGCCATTCAAAGTAATGCCACACAAACGCGTAATATTGCCAATGGTCCTGACACTTTTTTCGTTCCTGCCAAGCAAACTCAAGCAAACGTTGCCCTAGCGATGAATTTCCCGATTTTCCAGGGAGGATTAGTTCAATCACAAACACGTCAGGCGCAATTTAATTTCCAGGGCAGCAGCGAACAAATGGAACAAACCTACAGAGATGTAGTTGTAAACAGTCATATAGCATTTAATACAATTACCGATGGAATCAGCAAAGTAAAAGCTGACAGGCAAACTATTATTTCCCAAAAAAACTCGCTGGATAGTACTGAGGCTCAATTTGAGGTTGGTACGCGCACCATGGTTGACGTCGTTAATGCACAACAACGCCTTTTTGAAGCCCAGGAGCAATTGGCAAGTGATCAGTATAATCTGATCAACTCCATGCTCACCTTAAAATACCTGGCCGGCACATTGAATGTAAATGATCTAGAGCTGGTTAATTCATGGTTAGCTACTACACGAGTAAAAGGATTTGATTCTGTAGCAAGCGATGCCTCCAAATAACTTATTCAGGATGTTCCATGTCTTCTAATTTATCTTTAATTGAAAAAAAATTATTACATTACACCGGAAAAGCAATTGCTGATTTTAATATGATTCAGCGGGGAGACCGTGTCATGGTCTGTCTTTCCGGTGGTAAAGATTCTTTTACCATGTTAACAATTCTTGAGCATCTGCGACGCCGTTCGGGTAATAAATTTGAAGTATTTGCCTTTACCCTTGATCAAGCACAGCCAGGTTGGGATGACTCAACTCTGCGCAACTGGCTTGCAGATAAAAAAATTCCCTATGAAATACTTACCCGGGATACCTACAGCATAGTAAAAGAAAAAGTTCCTGAAGGGAAAACCTATTGTTCCTTATGCTCACGATTACGACGTGGAATTATCTATCGCTATGCTGAAGAAAAAGGGTATACCAAAATCGCACTGGGTCACCATCGCGATGACTTGATCCGCACTTTAATGATGTCTATCTTCTACAATGGCGATATCAGATCAATGCCACCCAAGTTACTTAGTGATAATAAAAAACATATAGTCATTCGTCCCATGTGCTATGTTCAGGAAAAAGATATAATTACTTTTGCTAATGAACAGGCATTTCCAATTATTCCCTGCAATCTATGTGGCTCCCAGGAAAATTTGATGCGTAAGAAAGTGGGTCGTTTGATCGATCAGCTGGGTGCTGAAAATCCCAAAGTACCCAGTAACATCCTTCACGCTCTCCAAAGCCTCAAACCAAGCCAACTAATGGATCAAAGCATGTGGAATTTCAAAAATCTGGAGAAAGAATTAATAACTCCTAATCCTGTCGATGAGTCAGAAGTATTCCAAGCAGATGAGTTTGAAGTTATTGAGGAGTAGCGTTTTTTGCAACAGGATAAGAAGTTATTCTATATATTTTAGAAATTGTCTATCGGTGGGAGTCGAACCCACCGAAATTAATACAATCAATAGGAAATGTTAATTTTTATCCCGGGTTATTTGAGCCAATTTATATACTGACTGATAGACCAGTGAATATTAATTACGAATTACCAAGGGTTGTTCATTTATGCTCCCTGTACTTTCAGGCTCCTTGTCTTTTCTCTTTTTAAAGAAATTATTTACCCCTCCAATGATTTTATTCGTGGCATTAAATAGCTTATCGATAACACTAGTATCCATTTCCATTTCAAAACATCTGACTGAGTTGATATCATCAAAGTCATTAACAATCATTTGAGAAAAACACGAAAGCATGTAATTAAGAACCACCTCATCCTGATCTTTCTGACTCATCTTTTTAAAATCTCCGTCACTCTCTAATTTTTTCCACATGTAAAAATTAATGCTGCGTCCATGATTAGGATCATAAAAATACGCAGTTTTTTTCTTTGGATCGTAACGTAAAAAGATTGCATGACCCCAAGATGCCTCATCTGGTGTTTGGGTGCCATCTTTTTTCATCGATTGATGCCCAATGGATATTTTTATAATTCCAGAATTTTTTAATTTTGACTTCTGTTGCTGAGTGACAGCGCTATAAAGTACTTGATAGATTGAAGTGCAACTGAAAGCGGGTTCATCTGCAAAACGCGCATCTGCATGTAGTTGTTGAATTTTCTTTAGATGAAGACGTTTTAACACAGCTTGAGATAGACCATTGTTACTGGCTATCCCCACATCTACTTGATATAAAGCTTGGGTATAGCGATCTTGTGGTGAGATTTTCACTTCCGCTTTCCAGTGTAAATCTGAAAGTGTCTCATTTCGGGCTATGCTGGTCATTTCTCGAGTAATCACTCTGTAAGCATTTGCTTGACACACTCCATTTCCTAATATCTCGCAATCCCCGCCAATAAATCCCTGAATATTTTCATACTGAATTGGATTTCCCCAAACCTTAAAAAATTCAATGTCTTGATTAACGTCTGTTGGCAGCATTGTTTGTATATGACTGGAAAACATACCATTTGAAGGGGATAGAACCTCTTTTACCTTGACATACTGATCCGTTAATACAGCCAACCTGTCTTTGTTGTCTGTAATTTTTTTATCTATAAAGCGACCTAAAGTATGCAACAGTCTGCTTTTTGATCGTTGCAAAGAGCTTTCAATATGCTGAGAGATATTTTCATTAGAGTCATTGAGTTTCTTTTTGCATTTCTCAGATTCTTGTTCTATCAAATCACTTGCTGTTGAGAGAATTTCTTGTCTCGCTTTAGTTAGCATGTGAATCAAGGGAACTAAAGAAGGTTCACCACCCGCAGCAATAATCTTTTCCTTCAAAGCCATGAGCTCAATCTGATGTTGCAGCTCTTTTAGTGTTGGGATCTCATTTTCGGCCTGACCATTAAGTACTGCATTTTGTATCACATGTTTGATTTTTTGCTGGACCAGCTCTTTATTCACTTTAATTTTGTTAGGGTCTAAGCCAAGAGCCGAAAAAACAGCCATTTCATGTGGGTTTTGGAGGAATTTTTCAGGGTGCGCAATTTGCTGATGTACAAAGGCTCGCTTTAACACAAGAGAAAAATCCTCAAAATACTCTTTAGATAACTGAGTTAGAGCACGCTTTAACTTCGGGAACATTTTAATTACTACTTCTTCTTGAGCGGTAACCTCACCTTGCTTGAGTTTTACAGTTAATTTGGCCATTTCTTCATTGTATTGCTGGAGTGTCATTTCTCCTTGAGCATATGCGATAATACGAAGTTTATCAGACTCAGTCATCATCCGATGGCTATCACGAATGTCAGTTCCGATAACATCCCAATCGCAAATCATTAGTTCAGCTTTTTCTTTACCAGCAATAGATTCCAAGCGATCATAAAGATCGATAAGGGCTGCACGATTACACGCTGAGCGAACATTCACCACAAATTGATCCAGTACCAAAACATTCTTAGGGTTATCGTTTATTGCAGGTTTATCTGTCATATGCTCAATAACATGCTGAATGTCACGAACTATTACAGGAGCTAACCTGGCTGCATGGTCAACATGCTCGTCCTTCATCATCTGGGTTACTAGCTGTATCGGATTTGTATTAACCAGTGAGAGAGATTCAAGAACAGTATCTTCATCTGCGATTTTTTTTAATTGCACCGACAAGATTTGAAAAAATGCTTCATTATCTATTTGTTTTGAACCTGTTTCAGAATGAGTTCGCTCGATTGCAACATCAAAACCCGCTGGTGAACCCTCCCACTTTTTTTTCATATCTTCAATCATAACTATCCTGCTATGCTGTTGCTCAGCAACAAGAATTATTTTTTCCATAAACTCATTTATCTCAGATATTAAGCGTAATGGTGGCGTGTTATCATCAAGACGTTTGGAGGTAGGCCAGTGGCTTTCATACAATTGTTCAAAAGGTACATTTGAACAATATTCTGCGCATTTTTGTCTCAGTTGATCAAGGATGGTCGTGTTTATTACTGCTAACAACTGGTTAACTGAACTTCGATGTATTGTTTGCCAATATTCAAAACTGTCAGGATGAATATTAAGCTGCATGCTGTCTGGAAACAGCTCTTTTTCTTTTATCAATTGTATAACAGCGGAACTATTAAAAGCACTTAATTTCTCAGGGCTGCTCCCTGGGTTAAAGCCTTGCCAAAGCTCAGCCAGATAAGTCTTGGGGCATGATTTCATTAAGGAGAAAGCATCTAAAGCCAATAACTCTTGCTTAAATTGCTCCAGATTAATGATCAGTTGCTGTTTGTATTCATTTATATTTGGAAGTGTATCTTGGTTCTGGGCATAAAAATGGCGTGCTGTTTTCTGAAAAAGCCATTTTTTCAGAACTTCGATATTAAAGATTCTTAATTGCTCCTCACTTACTTCCTGGGGCCAATCGCCATTCTTTTTCCAATAATCACCAGTATTAAAATAGTCACATATTTGTCGTAGAGAAATCACATCCTCTATGGATTCTAATGCAGTGGGAACTGCACTCATCATCCATGCCATTTTAGGATTATATGCAACGTTTATTGCCTTTACATACTCTGAGAAGCGATTTGATTCAACATTATAGTTGTCATCATTTGTGTTAACTGTAGGGTATATCTCTGGAGGTGGAGGTGGGATGAAATCTTCATCAATGAAGTGTGGAAAATCATAAACAAAAATATGTGTTCCACTAGATACATAAGAAGGCATAATAATATCAACATAATTTAAACAATTTGTGCATTGTACATTAATGCATCGAAATTATACAACCAAATAATGCACTTATTTGTTAAATTATGCCCAAATAGGAACTTATCATTTCGGTAATTAACCAGCATACTGGACCAACTACAT
The sequence above is drawn from the Legionella antarctica genome and encodes:
- a CDS encoding protein-L-isoaspartate O-methyltransferase family protein, which codes for MSNHSARINMVKQQLRTGDVLNESILNLYDLIPRHEFVPEHLAHFAYSDMQIPLAHGQRMLTPLEEGKILQGLELLGTETVLEVGTGSGFLTAMLSKLCKKVISIDYYPEFTLSAARKLQTHHCDNIELHTGDACRGWLEKAPYDVMVYTGALEKLNETHKLQILPGGKLFAIEGKSPVMQAFLYSLDHHDTWEKSMLFETDIPPLLDQLKPKEFVF
- a CDS encoding DotI/IcmL family type IV secretion protein, producing MRKTMLWGALLTLTCTQVQAVATTQPTQSQTPGSPATSVTTNPSTQEPVVIQTNPDTQPVQGNEQGQPQVVQPSQNIQNPQQTQPVQQTPSVEAPTTVQQPAVQTPAAQAPTIEPQAQPAPVIDCDYKIPANIKTVEQSLVISWSEKAVTQAFDFDPATLDTQMQKLKACFTDQGWTGFSSALEKSGNLEAIKTQKLTVSSQLDGQPQVTEAKDNQWKITLPLQVVYQNAKEKVTQLLSVNLTVSRKITGDLGIAQMIATPRTATTIQQPDTSTSPNAGTSNVTTPANTTTPTNTTSPQPAETPVTNQPASNFPTTNPGATQ
- the tdh gene encoding L-threonine 3-dehydrogenase; this translates as MKSLVKAKREPGIWMHDVPVPECGVNDVLIKIKKTAICGTDIHIYTWDEWAQATIPVPMTVGHEFYGEIVEIGQEVQGLKVGQKVSGEGHITCGFCRNCRAGKRHLCRNTQGVGVNRPGCFAEYLVLPASNVIVLPDNITGDQASIFDPLGNATHCALAFDVVGEDVLITGAGPIGIMAAAIVRHIGARHVVITDVNETRLELARKMGVTKAVDVRHEKLSDVATELGMLEGFDIGLEMSGNPTALNDLMKAMNHGGHVAMLGIPPNETAIDWNQVIFKGLVIKGIYGREMFETWYKMIAMIQSGLNIEPVITHHFPVDDFQEAFKIMASGQSGKVILDW
- a CDS encoding L,D-transpeptidase produces the protein MNKLFGVALLLCLGLTSCVEFDESTLITDDAGYVHRTTHYLRDKRGREYFPMQIKAPGERQFIFDPKASAWAAYDEEGKRVLTGSGSAGVDFCEGNSTQSCRTITGTFRIYNKRGAECRSGEYPVDTKGGAKMPYCMYFYRGFTIHAAYEVPDHPSSHGCVRILPSAAKWLNEEFLRVGTKVIILAYPDQNGVSKPVVAQR
- a CDS encoding glycine C-acetyltransferase, producing MPERFINFLQTELETLKDEGLFKSERIISSKQQADVMVNDKQVINLCANNYLGLANDPQLIAEGKKALDLYGYGMASVRFICGTQTPHKQLEKKISQFLTKEDTILYSSCFDANTGLFETLLSEEDAIISDALNHASIIDGVRLCKAARYRYANNDMKALEEQLIAAKNARFRLIATDGVFSMDGILANLPAICELADKYDAMVMVDDSHAVGFMGKTGRGTPEYFGVSDRIDIITGTLGKALGGASGGYTAANSVIVEWLRQRSRPYLFSNTLAPVIAHTSCAVLDNLSKSNSLAEKLKSNSRYFREGMTRLGFKLIPGEHPIIPVMLGDASLAGRISNRLLELGIYAVGFSYPVVPKGLARIRTQMSAALEVHHLDQALQAFETAGKEFSAI
- a CDS encoding OmpP1/FadL family transporter — translated: MRTQFMGLLCMLALNAHANVIQYFAGISYNNPSELFKVKNDLFLIGSTGSYADLKFTGSVLNFNTLQYDSGTNHSQTYTPLPYGRLAKRFNEKIVFALDVTQPFNSNLNWGNHAFTRYANTQNYLTDVDVSPKISYALSQKWKIGGGLNFNFLANNEVNFAVPTGQFTSDILTNPTSSFGLGFNLGATYIINKTNFLGLTYYSRIRQNTKGTSTLGPLVNPNLEFSFFMPTTIVANYVHIFSPEWLISVSGYRSDWSVNQQVRLYNTAVPPPMSNFVFDMHFGNSYAFIAAVRKQVNEQLGLTLVGMRDGGPEKDNLRTITFPSYAQYFIGLSGDYHFNKSTSIELLCGHLISHPSIQNRVVVTNTSIPFTTGKVNINVEVVDLKLKIEA
- the ettA gene encoding energy-dependent translational throttle protein EttA; translation: MAQYIFTMNRVSKIVENQRFILKDISLSFYPGAKIGVLGLNGSGKSTLLRIMAGVDTHFDGEARPQPGIKIGYLAQEPEVDLEKTVREVVEEGVVEMKDKLARFDAISMRFAEPMSDDEMNTLLAEQGELQNEIEAGGGWDLDRKLEVAADALRLPEWDALVGKLSGGERRRVALCRLLLSNPDMLLLDEPTNHLDAESVAWLEHFLEGFPGTVVAITHDRYFLDNAAEWILELDRGEGFPYKGNYTAWLEQKEERLSMEKKQEDSHQRSIKAELEWVRTSPKGRHAKNKARLARFEEMNSKEFQKRNETNEIYIPPGERLGDLVLEGEKICKSFGDRILIDNLDFKLPKGGVLGIIGPNGAGKSTFLKMITGQEEPDNGVIRIGDTVKLAYVDQMRDNLDANNSVWQEISDGHDIMQVGSFQMPSRAYVGRFNFKGTDQQKKMSQLSGGERNRVHLAKLLKSGGNVLLLDEPSNDLDVETLRALEDAILNFPGCAIVISHDRWFLDRICTHLMAFEGDSQITFFEGNYSDYEEDRKRRLGDEANKPSRIKYRRLKD